The Austwickia sp. genome includes a region encoding these proteins:
- a CDS encoding NAD(P)-dependent alcohol dehydrogenase — protein MLNVAAYAAPAAGAPLEKITISRRDVGATDVQIEIAYAGICHSDIHTVRDEWGQMTYPLAPGHEIVGRVTEVGADVAKFAVGDIVGVGCMVDSCRRCAACEDGLENYCLEGNIGTYGAMGYDGQMTQGGYSTHVVVEERFVVRIPESLQGDKLAATTPLLCAGITLYSPLRHWGVGPGTKVGIIGMGGLGHVGVKIAAAMGAEVTVLSHSLAKKDDGLKFGATRYVATSDEAAMAELRGGLDLIINTVSVNLPLDDYLALLRYDGTLVELGAPTNPLEVAGFSLIVARKALAGSCIGGMPETQEMLDFCAEHGIVAEIEQINADYINEAYDRVVASDVRYRFVIDAKTF, from the coding sequence ATGCTGAACGTTGCCGCCTACGCCGCGCCCGCCGCCGGGGCCCCCCTGGAGAAGATCACCATCAGCCGCCGGGACGTCGGCGCGACCGATGTGCAGATCGAGATCGCCTACGCGGGCATCTGCCACTCCGACATCCACACCGTCCGGGACGAGTGGGGTCAGATGACCTACCCCCTCGCCCCCGGCCACGAGATCGTGGGCCGCGTCACCGAAGTCGGCGCCGACGTGGCGAAGTTCGCCGTCGGGGACATTGTCGGCGTCGGCTGCATGGTCGACTCGTGCCGGCGCTGCGCGGCCTGCGAGGACGGCCTCGAGAACTACTGCCTCGAGGGCAACATCGGCACGTACGGCGCGATGGGGTACGACGGCCAGATGACCCAGGGCGGGTATTCGACGCATGTGGTCGTCGAGGAGCGGTTCGTCGTGCGGATCCCCGAGTCCCTGCAGGGCGACAAGCTCGCCGCCACCACCCCACTGCTGTGCGCAGGCATCACCCTGTACTCACCGCTGCGGCACTGGGGCGTCGGCCCCGGCACCAAGGTCGGCATTATCGGCATGGGCGGCCTCGGTCACGTCGGCGTGAAGATCGCCGCGGCGATGGGCGCGGAGGTCACGGTCCTGTCGCACAGCCTGGCCAAGAAGGACGACGGCCTGAAGTTCGGGGCGACCCGCTACGTGGCGACCTCCGACGAGGCCGCGATGGCGGAGCTGCGCGGGGGCCTCGACCTCATCATCAACACTGTCTCGGTCAACCTGCCGCTGGACGACTACCTCGCGCTGCTGCGGTACGACGGCACGCTGGTCGAGCTCGGTGCCCCCACCAACCCGCTGGAGGTGGCGGGGTTCTCGCTGATCGTGGCCCGCAAGGCGCTGGCCGGCTCGTGCATCGGCGGGATGCCGGAGACCCAGGAGATGCTCGACTTCTGCGCCGAGCACGGGATCGTCGCCGAGATCGAGCAGATCAACGCGGATTACATCAACGAGGCCTACGACCGGGTCGTCGCCTCGGACGTCCGCTACCGCTTCGTGATCGACGCCAAGACCTTCTAG
- a CDS encoding acyl CoA:acetate/3-ketoacid CoA transferase — translation MRPGHPLRATTTDAGKFVTAQDAVRLINDGDTVATSGFVAIGFAENVAVALEERFLQTGTPRGLTLFFAAGQGDGKERGLNHLGHEELVGRAVGGHWGLVPKLQRLATQNLIEAWNLPQGVICHLFRDIAAGKPGTLTRVGLGTFVDPRFGGGKLNERTREDLVRVMEIDDAEYLLYKSIPIDVAIVRATTADLDGNLTMEKEALTLEAQAIAMAARNSGGIVIAQVERVAERGSLNARQVKIPGVLVDCVVVAEKPEYHQQSFVEPYSPAFAQELRVPASSLPPMPLTPRKVMARRAAMELTANDVVNLGIGVPEGVASVAAEERIIDLLTLTAEPGVIGGVPAGGLNFGAGTNSQAILDQPNQFDFYDGGGLDIAVLGLAQCDRLGNVNVSRFGSRLAGAGGFINISQNARTVVFAGAFRAGTTDARVIDGALAIAADGPGTKFVHEVEHRTFSGQVAASRGQRVLYVTERCVFQLTENGLRLIEIAPGVDLERDILAQMDFAPLVEGTPALMDPRIFAPGHMDLRADLLDVPVADRLFLDADHDRFFVDFEGLQVRTMADVERVRREVSGLLVPHGRPVSTVVNYDKFSIVPELIDAYVEMVTDLMDRYYADATRYTSNAFLRAKLGASAVDGPCPTEAFELGA, via the coding sequence GTGCGCCCAGGACATCCCCTGCGAGCCACCACCACCGACGCGGGCAAGTTCGTCACCGCCCAGGACGCCGTACGGCTCATCAACGACGGGGACACGGTCGCCACCAGCGGCTTCGTCGCGATCGGGTTCGCCGAGAACGTGGCGGTCGCGCTGGAGGAGCGGTTCCTCCAGACCGGTACGCCGCGCGGGCTGACCCTCTTCTTCGCGGCGGGGCAGGGCGACGGCAAGGAGCGCGGGCTCAACCACCTCGGCCACGAGGAACTCGTCGGCCGCGCCGTCGGCGGCCACTGGGGGCTTGTGCCCAAGCTGCAGCGCCTGGCGACGCAGAACCTCATCGAGGCGTGGAACCTGCCCCAGGGGGTCATCTGCCACCTGTTCCGGGACATCGCCGCGGGCAAACCGGGCACCCTGACCCGGGTGGGCCTGGGTACGTTCGTCGACCCCCGCTTCGGGGGCGGCAAGCTCAACGAGCGCACCCGCGAGGACCTGGTCCGGGTGATGGAGATCGACGACGCGGAGTACCTGCTCTACAAGTCCATTCCCATCGACGTCGCCATCGTCCGGGCCACCACGGCCGACCTCGACGGCAACCTGACGATGGAGAAGGAGGCGCTGACCCTAGAGGCGCAGGCCATCGCCATGGCCGCCCGCAACTCCGGCGGGATCGTCATCGCCCAGGTCGAGCGGGTCGCCGAGCGCGGCTCGCTGAACGCCCGCCAGGTGAAGATCCCCGGTGTGCTCGTCGACTGCGTGGTGGTCGCGGAGAAGCCCGAATACCACCAGCAGTCCTTCGTCGAGCCCTACAGTCCGGCGTTCGCGCAGGAGCTGCGCGTCCCGGCGTCGTCGCTGCCGCCCATGCCGCTGACCCCGCGCAAGGTGATGGCCCGCCGCGCCGCGATGGAGCTGACCGCGAACGACGTCGTCAACCTCGGCATCGGCGTGCCCGAGGGGGTCGCCAGCGTCGCCGCCGAGGAACGGATCATCGACCTGCTCACGCTCACCGCCGAGCCGGGCGTCATCGGGGGCGTGCCCGCCGGCGGCCTCAACTTCGGCGCGGGCACCAACTCCCAGGCGATCCTCGACCAGCCCAACCAGTTCGACTTCTACGACGGCGGCGGCCTCGACATCGCGGTCCTCGGGCTCGCGCAGTGCGACCGGCTCGGCAATGTCAACGTGTCGCGCTTCGGGTCTCGTCTGGCCGGGGCCGGCGGCTTCATCAACATCAGCCAGAACGCGCGCACCGTGGTCTTCGCCGGCGCCTTCCGCGCCGGCACGACGGACGCCCGGGTGATCGACGGCGCGCTGGCCATCGCCGCCGACGGCCCCGGCACCAAGTTCGTCCACGAGGTGGAGCACCGCACGTTCAGCGGCCAGGTCGCCGCCTCCCGCGGCCAGCGGGTCCTCTACGTCACCGAGCGCTGCGTCTTCCAGCTCACGGAGAATGGGCTGCGCCTGATCGAGATCGCCCCCGGCGTGGACCTGGAGCGGGACATCCTGGCCCAGATGGACTTCGCGCCCCTGGTCGAGGGCACCCCCGCCCTCATGGACCCGCGGATCTTCGCGCCCGGTCACATGGACCTGCGCGCCGATCTCCTCGACGTGCCCGTCGCCGACCGGCTGTTCCTCGACGCCGACCACGACCGCTTCTTCGTCGACTTTGAGGGCCTGCAGGTCCGCACGATGGCCGACGTCGAGCGGGTCCGCCGCGAGGTGTCGGGGCTGCTCGTGCCGCATGGTCGGCCCGTCTCGACCGTCGTCAACTACGACAAGTTCTCGATCGTGCCCGAACTGATCGACGCGTACGTCGAGATGGTCACCGACCTCATGGACCGGTACTACGCCGACGCCACCCGCTACACCAGCAATGCCTTCCTGCGGGCCAAGCTGGGCGCGTCCGCCGTCGACGGGCCGTGCCCGACCGAGGCCTTCGAGCTGGGCGCCTGA
- a CDS encoding 3-keto-5-aminohexanoate cleavage protein: MAKKRKVIITCALTGSIHTPSMSPYLPANADAIAQAGLEAAEAGAAILHLHARTEDEGRPTQDPDAFRPFMEKLNANTDAVLNITTGGSPAMTVEDRMRPCMEFAPEVASLNLGSMNFGMFPMLARYSDFKHAWEPEYLENSKDLVFKNTFKDIETILTRGTANGTKFEFECYDISHLYTLKHFVERGLAQPPLLIQSVFGILGGIGTHPEDLMHMRRTADRLFGDSYEWSILGAGRRQVPLATMGCTMGAHVRCGLEDSLFTTDGSLAESSAVQVRKLRTIVEELGHEIATPDEAREILQLKGRDKVNI; this comes from the coding sequence ATGGCGAAGAAGCGCAAGGTCATCATCACGTGTGCCCTGACGGGCTCGATTCACACCCCGTCGATGTCGCCGTACCTGCCGGCGAACGCCGACGCCATCGCCCAGGCCGGGCTCGAGGCCGCCGAGGCGGGGGCGGCGATCCTGCACCTGCACGCGCGCACGGAGGACGAGGGCCGCCCGACGCAGGACCCCGACGCCTTCCGCCCATTCATGGAAAAGCTCAATGCGAATACCGATGCGGTGCTGAACATCACGACGGGCGGCTCGCCGGCGATGACCGTCGAGGACCGGATGCGGCCGTGCATGGAATTCGCTCCGGAGGTTGCCTCCCTCAACCTCGGCTCGATGAACTTCGGGATGTTCCCGATGCTCGCCCGATACAGCGATTTCAAGCACGCGTGGGAGCCGGAGTATCTCGAGAACTCCAAGGATCTCGTCTTCAAGAACACCTTCAAGGACATCGAGACGATCCTCACGCGGGGCACGGCGAACGGCACCAAATTCGAATTCGAGTGCTACGACATTTCGCACCTCTACACGCTCAAGCACTTCGTGGAGCGCGGGCTGGCCCAGCCGCCGTTGCTGATCCAGTCGGTCTTCGGCATCCTCGGCGGCATCGGCACCCACCCCGAGGACCTCATGCACATGCGGCGTACGGCGGACCGGCTGTTCGGCGACAGCTACGAGTGGTCCATCCTCGGCGCCGGCCGCCGCCAGGTCCCGCTGGCGACGATGGGCTGCACGATGGGCGCGCACGTGCGGTGCGGCTTGGAGGACTCCCTCTTCACGACCGACGGTTCGCTCGCCGAGTCCTCGGCGGTGCAGGTCCGCAAGCTGCGGACCATCGTCGAGGAACTGGGCCACGAGATCGCCACCCCGGACGAGGCGCGCGAGATCCTGCAGCTCAAGGGCCGCGACAAGGTCAACATCTAG
- a CDS encoding HAD family hydrolase — protein MSVRAVLFDMDGTLLDHAAASAAAGEAFVARVRPDLPVAEAMELWSDADHDGYQRFLAGEMSFQERRRYGVRGLVPALVHAPDQQVDETFAGYLADYQARWRAYPDARPALAAVLDMGLRVAVVSNNSLEQTLQKADVIGLWPELTPIVASEEVGAAKPDPRIFLAACEAIDCPPADTVMVGDDLMADVLGALRAGLRATWLNRDDPRTVEESLNLSTSPAPTIHSLTELTRVLS, from the coding sequence ATGAGCGTGCGCGCGGTGCTGTTCGACATGGATGGGACGCTGCTCGACCACGCCGCCGCCTCGGCCGCCGCGGGCGAGGCCTTCGTGGCCCGGGTGCGCCCCGACCTGCCCGTCGCCGAGGCGATGGAGCTGTGGTCGGACGCCGATCACGACGGCTACCAGCGGTTCCTCGCCGGCGAGATGAGCTTCCAGGAACGCCGGCGGTACGGCGTGCGCGGGCTCGTCCCGGCGCTGGTGCACGCGCCCGATCAGCAGGTGGACGAGACCTTTGCCGGTTACCTCGCCGACTACCAGGCGCGGTGGCGGGCCTACCCCGACGCGCGCCCGGCCCTGGCCGCGGTCCTCGACATGGGCCTGCGCGTGGCGGTCGTCTCGAACAACTCTCTGGAGCAGACCCTACAGAAGGCCGACGTCATCGGTTTGTGGCCCGAGCTGACCCCCATCGTGGCCTCGGAGGAGGTCGGCGCCGCCAAGCCCGACCCGCGGATCTTCCTCGCCGCCTGCGAGGCGATCGACTGCCCGCCGGCGGACACCGTCATGGTGGGGGACGACCTGATGGCCGACGTCCTGGGCGCCCTACGTGCCGGACTGCGGGCCACCTGGCTGAATCGCGACGATCCCCGCACCGTCGAGGAGTCGCTCAACCTGAGCACCTCCCCCGCGCCGACGATCCACAGCCTCACCGAACTGACGCGCGTGCTGTCTTGA
- a CDS encoding DUF485 domain-containing protein, whose translation MRCPLTDHRDLTEGSPPGGLTEYERVQATPQFAELRDRFRKFVFPWTIFFLLWYFLYVLLAAFAPGFMSTKVFGNINLGFIFGGLQFVSTFGITMLYVRWASREFDPRADVIRDEMERAGA comes from the coding sequence ATGAGGTGTCCTTTGACCGACCATCGCGATCTGACCGAGGGCTCGCCACCCGGCGGTCTCACGGAATACGAGCGGGTCCAGGCGACCCCTCAATTCGCGGAGCTACGGGATCGCTTCCGCAAGTTCGTGTTCCCCTGGACGATCTTCTTCCTGCTCTGGTACTTCCTCTACGTCCTGCTCGCCGCCTTCGCGCCGGGATTCATGTCGACGAAGGTTTTCGGCAACATCAACCTCGGCTTCATCTTCGGCGGGTTGCAGTTCGTCTCGACGTTCGGCATCACCATGCTTTACGTCCGCTGGGCGAGCCGTGAATTTGACCCGCGCGCCGACGTCATCCGCGACGAGATGGAGAGGGCCGGCGCATGA
- a CDS encoding cation acetate symporter, whose amino-acid sequence MSHLIPALVPAAETVGTPALNIGIFALFVVVTLTVVIKVASGKKSAAQYYTGGAAFSGRQNGIAIAGDYLSAASFLGIAGAIALQGYDGFLYSIGFLVAWLVALLLTAELMRNTGRYTMADVLSFRLRQRPVRIAAATSTLAVSFFYLLAQMAGAGGLVSLLLGVSSQAAQYLVIAIVGAVMIGYVMIGGMKGTTWVQIIKAVLLITATAIITLWVLGKYGFNLSDLFQAAVDKTGKGGEKLLDPGLKYGINDTTKIDFISLSMALVLGTAGLPHVLIRFYTVPTAKQARKSVEWAIWLIGGFYLLTLVVGFGAAALVGPARIKAAAGGANSAAPLLAYELGGSVFLGVVSGIAFATILAVVAGLTITSSATFAHDLYKEVFKRGNVTPEQEVRVARFAALGIGVVAILGGILAYGQNIAFLVALAFAVAASANLPTILYSLFWRGFTTRGACWSIYGGLISSLGLIIFSPVMSGKVDAAGKSLSMITNPNIDFHFFPLENPGIISIPLAFFLGWLGSVTSKQEIDDAKWAEMEVRSLTGAGAHVEVVDH is encoded by the coding sequence ATGAGCCACCTGATTCCCGCCCTGGTCCCCGCCGCCGAAACGGTCGGCACCCCGGCGCTGAACATCGGCATCTTCGCCCTGTTCGTCGTCGTGACGCTGACCGTTGTCATCAAGGTGGCCTCCGGCAAGAAGTCGGCCGCCCAGTACTACACCGGTGGCGCCGCATTCTCCGGCCGCCAGAACGGCATCGCCATCGCTGGCGACTACCTCTCGGCGGCCTCGTTCCTGGGCATCGCCGGCGCCATCGCGCTGCAGGGCTACGACGGCTTCCTCTACTCGATCGGCTTCCTCGTCGCGTGGCTGGTGGCGCTCCTGCTCACCGCGGAGCTCATGCGCAACACCGGCCGCTACACCATGGCCGATGTGCTGTCCTTCCGGCTGCGCCAGCGGCCGGTCCGCATCGCCGCCGCCACGTCGACGCTCGCAGTCTCGTTCTTCTACCTCCTGGCCCAGATGGCCGGTGCCGGGGGGCTCGTCTCGCTGCTGCTGGGTGTCAGCTCGCAGGCCGCGCAATACCTGGTCATCGCCATCGTCGGCGCCGTCATGATCGGTTACGTCATGATCGGCGGCATGAAGGGCACCACCTGGGTGCAGATCATCAAGGCGGTTTTGCTGATCACCGCCACGGCGATCATCACCCTCTGGGTGCTCGGCAAGTATGGGTTCAACCTCTCCGACCTGTTCCAGGCGGCGGTCGACAAGACCGGCAAGGGTGGCGAGAAGCTGCTTGACCCGGGCCTGAAGTACGGCATCAACGACACCACGAAGATCGACTTCATCTCCCTGTCGATGGCGCTCGTGCTCGGCACGGCCGGCCTGCCGCACGTGCTGATCCGCTTCTACACCGTCCCGACGGCCAAGCAGGCCCGCAAGTCGGTGGAGTGGGCCATCTGGCTCATCGGTGGCTTCTACCTGCTGACCCTGGTCGTCGGCTTCGGGGCGGCGGCCCTCGTCGGCCCCGCCCGTATCAAGGCCGCGGCCGGTGGCGCGAACTCGGCGGCCCCCCTGTTGGCGTACGAGCTCGGCGGCTCCGTCTTCCTCGGCGTCGTCTCGGGCATCGCCTTCGCCACGATCCTCGCGGTGGTCGCCGGCCTGACGATCACCTCCAGCGCGACCTTCGCCCACGACCTCTACAAGGAGGTCTTCAAGCGGGGCAATGTCACGCCGGAGCAGGAGGTCCGGGTCGCCCGCTTCGCGGCGCTCGGCATCGGCGTCGTCGCGATCCTCGGCGGCATCCTCGCCTACGGCCAGAACATCGCCTTCCTCGTGGCCCTGGCCTTCGCGGTCGCGGCGAGCGCGAACCTGCCGACGATCCTCTACTCGCTGTTCTGGCGCGGCTTCACCACCCGCGGCGCGTGCTGGAGCATCTACGGCGGCCTGATCAGTTCGCTGGGCCTGATCATCTTCAGCCCCGTGATGTCCGGCAAGGTCGACGCGGCCGGAAAGTCGCTGTCGATGATTACCAACCCGAACATCGACTTCCACTTCTTCCCGCTGGAGAACCCCGGCATCATCTCGATCCCGTTGGCGTTCTTCCTCGGCTGGCTGGGCAGCGTGACCAGCAAGCAGGAGATCGACGACGCGAAGTGGGCGGAGATGGAGGTCCGGTCCCTGACCGGGGCCGGTGCCCACGTCGAAGTGGTCGACCACTGA